The DNA window CCTCAAATGGAGCCTCCTGCTGTTGTCACTGCTGAGTTTCCTTGTGATGTGGTACCTCAGCCTGCCCCACTACAACGTGATAGAACGTGTAAACTGGATGTACTTCTACGAGTATGAGCCCATTTACAGACAAGACTTTCGCTTCACTCTTCGAGAGCATTCAAACTGCTCTCACCAAAACCCATTTCTTGTCATCCTGGTGACCTCACACCCTTCAGATGTGAAAGCCAGACAGGCCATTAGAGTTACTTGGGGTGAAAAAAAGTCTTGGTGGGGATATGAGGTTCTTACCTTTTTCTTACTAGGCCAGCAGGCcgaaaaggaagacaaaatgtTAGCATTATCCTTAGAGGATGAACACCTTCTTTACGGTGACATAATACGACAGGATTTTTTAGACACCTATAATAATCTGACCTTGAAAACAATTATGGCATTCAGGTGGGTAACTGAATTTTGCCCCAATGCCAAGTACATCATGAAGACAGACACTGATGTTTTCATCAATACTGGCAATTTAGTGAAGTACCTTTTAAATGTAAACCACTCAGAGAAGTTTTTCACGGGTTATCCTCTAATTGACAACTATTCCTATAGAGGATTTTACCAGAAAGCCCATATTTCATACCAGGAGTATCCCTTCAAGGTGTTTCCTCCCTACTGCAGTGGGTTTGGTTATATAATGTCCAGAGATTTGGTGCCAAAAATCTATGAAATGATGAGTCACGTAAAACCCATCAAGTTTGAAGATGTTTATGTTGGGATCTGTTTGAATTTATTGAAAGTGGACATCCATATTCCAGAAGACacaaaccttttctttttatataggATCCATTTGGATGTCTGTCAACTCAGACGTGTGATTGCAGCTCATGGCTTTTCTTCCAAGGAAATTATCACATTTTGGCAGGTTATGCTGAGGAATACCACATGCCATTATTAATTTGACAAAAGCCTAGAGAAAGTCAGGGTACCCTATggaaagtattaaaattaaagtcTCCAGTGGAAAACTCATGAGAAGGCCACTGTGTTGATTTACACTGAACCGAGACTCATGAGGTGCCCGTGGACTGGGGACTGGAGGGTTACACTTGATTtatttagatgaaaaaaatcaagtcagGCCCTTTAAAGGTGATCATAAGAGGAATTAAACATCTCATAAAGGAATTGGAGATTTTTGTTAATAAAACTAATAGGACCAAACTATTTGAACATGCCATTCTAGAAACTAGAACTTGTTAAAAGGGTTTCATTGAATTATAAGCTCATTAGCCCATAACAACAAAGCAATGTGGAGTCCTATTTGTTGAACAGTCTAGTCAGATAAAGGTTTTGTGTATATCTTACATGgattaccagtttttaaaaatacatagttcTGTGTAAAAAAACTAAAGTTAACGCTGAGAAAAATTTCATCCGTTTTGGTCATTCAGAAGGTACGTCAAGATATTACAGCATTTCAAGGTTATGAATTACTGTTTAATACTACTTAGGACTTTCTGGTGTTTAAATGTTATGGTTGTTTCAATACTGTATAAAGAGAATAGTGAATCACCCTTCACATTGTAACTTTTTTCTGGTTACTTCAC is part of the Mustela nigripes isolate SB6536 chromosome 2, MUSNIG.SB6536, whole genome shotgun sequence genome and encodes:
- the B3GALNT1 gene encoding UDP-GalNAc:beta-1,3-N-acetylgalactosaminyltransferase 1, which codes for MALALLTTLPSRMSLRSLKWSLLLLSLLSFLVMWYLSLPHYNVIERVNWMYFYEYEPIYRQDFRFTLREHSNCSHQNPFLVILVTSHPSDVKARQAIRVTWGEKKSWWGYEVLTFFLLGQQAEKEDKMLALSLEDEHLLYGDIIRQDFLDTYNNLTLKTIMAFRWVTEFCPNAKYIMKTDTDVFINTGNLVKYLLNVNHSEKFFTGYPLIDNYSYRGFYQKAHISYQEYPFKVFPPYCSGFGYIMSRDLVPKIYEMMSHVKPIKFEDVYVGICLNLLKVDIHIPEDTNLFFLYRIHLDVCQLRRVIAAHGFSSKEIITFWQVMLRNTTCHY